From the genome of Silurus meridionalis isolate SWU-2019-XX chromosome 20, ASM1480568v1, whole genome shotgun sequence, one region includes:
- the ccdc18 gene encoding coiled-coil domain-containing protein 18 isoform X1, with product MCNSDRELVEDVLSLRNQLRTTERNLQALGEQLSKSENDSITEQENACGSDGYPGHVTTENLHKPCSVKASSYPPGRSSTPKPVCVFQQPPSDTDMQNEVGLLRRKLSMVREENSSLVLENRQLISDLENAQLEIASSRSKMRALGSTIGAKTSSVSIMNEQILDLEAQLEAQATALREAELKRAASEQSALQCSRTVDKLKEDLNALRSELCNGTRQWKRTEQQRNQALRNAERISVAFKEYKADIAEKLKKVMENEGKLKASLVECDREREDLEKRCTELERDMERTSHSLSKELKEVQVRAEALSTERQELQGRVQWASEQLSRLQKELGQKETQLEEMEGLRREREDLRLLTACQEQRLVQTRSEVEQARAELASLENVLDMLHLRENRDGEFCVNPCILPSLTFTSITENLQHKPGERYQKLLVALQSLEKEKARQASATQNLQERLSRAQNEISSLQTSITQRASHYQQLHNQLLDKAAQATTLEKELKKKNSRVVVLEKQLQEKSAAYSQAAIKTSQLEQEIMEKDSSIHHYQSLLKKKQREHQQALETSKMAEAHRCRELEDRMEVLQLSLAQSQAEVTEFKQTVSQIQSEKQEVEHQAVLLQASVDQLTQEIEMQEKRSEEAGRVFEERAFESASKMKLMESELSCCKEELREGLQQIQKVKQQYEKQLELKNSELSVLQEALRSRALACSSSSEENLQLQRSMQRQQAMLQESTSRIAQLEDCQIHLQNQVSQLEQDLERERTTSSQQLRRNQAEVEDAKQEVQKKDRQNAELSASIMKLSSEMNACREELTEMEKELLQLRRDSNAKATQLSEMEETLQETRGMLDKKSDMVLDLEEKLHRSEMDRRNSLQKAHLLEEQLSTVRGELADTLGHLEELRDVLQRTQLTADQRHNTIQQLTAELRESQRELEERNHEVLDMDTALKERQGELQQRAEVLGHLDVVIKEHKLEMERKVEHLQGVLEKTERKLKEKDEQVGFLTERLDLVKSQLQGKEDLEKSTLELGQQLRVCREQLQKSAQDLRDAHTRCDALSAQLDNVTHRKETDVQQLHEQLRVVEKRRLQGEAQLQATVTELQHELEQQKAEHSREVSALQQTRGQLLKVSDQISLSLRSSEEQLEKSRSDAVALHTQLRSTRQLLQHANETLLIKESEIARLQAKISSLERASELRSSTLHHDSRTFPPLSPPLKDPSPCFPAPLSDPIGRSSISRTSWTEASSDTSLELSESLKASVKAALKPQSSPPSSWQGLHPELSSSSDMTFNPLTYMLDAEEPEEPDMDSLSGMLRFVNQTLALQEQHSDTHMQGSTHPEAS from the exons ATGTGTAACTCGGACAGAGAGCTGGTTGAAGATGTGTTGTCCCTGAGAAATCAGTTGAGAACAACTGAGAGGAATCTCCAGGCTCTGGGAGAACAGCTGAG CAAGTCAGAAAATGACAGCATCACGGAGCAGGAAAACGCGTGCGGATCAGACGGCTACCCAGGTCACGTCACCActgaaaatctccacaaacccTGCTCTGTGAAAGCTTCATCTTATCCTCCAGGAAGGTCCAGCACTCCGAAGccagtgtgtgttttccagCAGCCCCCATCAGACACCGACATGCAGAACGAGGTGGGTCTGCTCAGGAGGAAGCTCAGCATGGTGAGGGAGGAGAACTCGTCTCTGGTGCTGGAGAACAGGCAGTTGATCAGCGACCTGGAAAACGCGCAGCTCGAGATCGCCAGCTCCAGATCTAAG ATGCGTGCTCTCGGGTCCACCATCGGCGCGAAGACCTCCAGCGTCTCCATTATGAACGAACAAATTCTCGACTTGGAGGCGCAGCTAGAAGCTCAAGCCACGGCGTTACG GGAAGCGGAGCTGAAGCGTGCGGCGAGCGAACAGAGCGCACTGCAGTGCAGCAGAACGGTGGATAAACTCAAAGAAGATCTGAACGCGCTGAGGTCGGAGCTGTGTAATGGAACTCGGCAGTGGAAGCG GACTGAGCAGCAGAGGAACCAGGCTCTCCGAAACGCAGAGAGAATCAGCGTGGCTTTCAAGGAGTACAAAGCGGACATTGCTGAAAAGTTGAAGAAG GTGATGGAGAACGAGGGCAAGTTGAAGGCGAGTCTGGTCGAGTGTGACCGGGAAAGAGAGGACCTGGAGAAAAGGTGCACGGAGCTGGAGAGAGACATGGAGAGGACGAGTCACAGCCTGAG TAAAGAGCTGAAGGAGGTGCAAGTCCGTGCCGAGGCTCTCTCCACCGAGCGTCAGGAGCTGCAGGGTCGAGTCCAGTGGGCGTCTGAGCAGCTGAGTCGGCTGCAGAAAGAGCTGGGGCAGAAGGAGACGCAGCTGGAGGAGATGGAAGGACTCCGGAGGGAGAGGGAGGACCTGCGACTCCTCACGGCATGTCAGGAACAAAGGCTCGTTCAGACTCGCAGTGAGGTGGAGCAGGCCAGAGCAGAGCTGGCCAGTCTGGAGAACGTTCTGGACATGCTGCATctcagagag AATCGAGATGGAGAGTTTTGTGTGAATCCCTGCATTTTACCTTCACTGACTTTCACCTCCATCACAGAGAATCTCCAACACAAGCCAG GTGAACGCTATCAGAAGCTGCTGGTGGCGCTGCAGAGCCTGGAGAAGGAGAAGGCGAGGCAGGCGAGCGCCACCCAGAACCTGCAGGAGAGGCTGAGCCGAGCGCAGAACGAGATCTCATCCCTCCAGACCTCCATCACTCAGAGAGCTTCCCACTACCAACAGCTACACAACCAGCTGCTGGATAAAGCTGCCCAGGCCACCACGCTGGAGAAGGAG ctgaagaagaagaactcgcgtgtggtggtgctggagaaaCAGCTGCAGGAGAAAAGTGCTGCGTACTCACAAGCTGCTATTAAAACCAGCCAGCTGGAGCAGGAGAtcatg GAAAAGGACAGCAGCATCCATCACTACCAGTCGCTTCTGAAGAAGAAGCAGAGGGAACATCAGCAGGCCCTGGAGACCTCCAAGATGGCCGAGGCTCACAGGTGCAGGGAACTGGAGGACAGGATGGAGGTG ttgcagttgTCTCTGGCTCAGAGTCAGGCTGAAGTCACGGAGTTCAAGCAGACCGTGTCCCAGATCCAATCggagaagcaggaagtggaacaCCAGGCCGTGTTACTGCAGGCGTCCGTGGATCAGCTCACGCAG GAAATAGAGATGCAGGAGAAGCGGAGTGAAGAAGCAGGACGGGTTTTTGAAGAGCGAGCTTTCGAGTCGGCTTcgaag ATGAAGCTGATGGAGTCGGAGCTGTCGTGCTGTAAGGAGGAGCTGAGGGAGGGTCTGCAGCAGATCCAGAAGGTCAAGCAGCAGTACGAGAAGCAGCTGGAGCTGAAGAACTCTGAG ttgtcAGTTCTCCAGGAGGCATTGAGGAGCAGAGCGCTGGCCTGCTCCAGCTCCAGCGAGGAGAACCTGCAGCTGCAACGCTCCATGCAGAGACAGCAGGCCATGCTGCAGGAAAGCACTAGCCGCATCGCACAGCTCGAGGACTGCCAGATTCACCTGCAGAACCAG GTTTCTCAGCTGGAGCAGGATCTGGAGAGGGAACGCACCACCTCATCGCAGCAGCTCAGGAGAAATCAGGCGGAGGTGGAGGACGCCAAGCAGGAGGTGCAGAAGAAGGATAGGCAGAATGCTGAACTCTCCGCTTCCATAAT GAAGCTGAGCTCCGAGATGAACGCATGCAGAGAGGAGCTTacagaaatggagaaggagCTTCTGCAGCTGAGGAGGGACAGCAACGCGAAAGCTACGCAGCTCAGTGAGATGGAGGAGACGCTGCAGGAGACCAGGGGCATGCTGGATAAGAAGAGTGACATGG TGCTGGACCTGGAGGAGAAGCTCCACCGGAGCGAGATGGACCGGCGGAACTCTCTGCAGAAGGCCCATCTGCTGGAGGAACAGTTAAGCACGGTACGTGGTGAGCTGGCGGACACGCTCGGACACCTGGAGGAGCTGAGGGACGTGCTGCAGAGGACCCAGCTCACTGCCGACCAGCGGCACAACACCATCCAGCAGCTCACCGCAGAGCTCAG ggAAAGCCAGCGAGAGCTTGAAGAAAGAAATCATGAGGTGTTGGACATGGACACTGCGCTAAAGGAGAGACAGGGGGAACTTCAGCAGAGGGCAGAagtg CTCGGACATCTGGATGTGGTCATTAAGGAGCACAAACTGGAGATGGAGAGGAAGGTGGAACATCTGCAGGGCGTGCTGGAGAAGACCGAGAGAAAGCTCAAAGAAAAAGATGAACAG GTGGGGTTTCTGACCGAGAGGCTGGACTTGGTGAAATCCCAGCTCCAGGGGAAGGAGGATCTGGAAAAG AGTACGCTGGAGCTCGGCCAGCAGCTGCGTGTGTGTCGAGAGCAGCTCCAGAAGAGTGCACAAGACCTGAGGGACGCACACACTCGCTGCGACGCTCTGAGTGCACAGCTGGACAACGTCACACACCGCAAG gagactGACGTGCAGCAGCTGCACGAGCAGCTCCGTGTGGTTGAGAAGCGGCGGCTGCAGGGTGAAGCTCAGCTGCAGGCCACAGTCACTGAACTCCAGCACGAACTGGAACAGCAAAAAGCAGAACACAGCAGAGAG GTCTCGGCTCTTCAGCAGACCCGCGGGCAGCTCCTGAAGGTCTCCGATCAGATCTCGCTCAGCCTCCGGAGCTCTGAGGAGCAGCTGGAGAAATCTCGCTCCGACGCCGTGGCGCTCCACACGCAGCTCCGCTCCACGCGGCAGCTCCTGCAGCACGCTAATGAAACGCTGCTCATCAAG GAATCGGAGATCGCACGTCTTCAAGCGAAGATCTCAAGCCTGGAGAGAGCCTCCGAGCTTCGCAGCTCCACGCTCCATCACGACTCCAGGACTTTCCCTCCGCTCTCTCCTCCTCTCAAAGACCCGTCACCTTGTTTTCCCGCTCCCCTCAGTGACCCCATCGGCCGCTCCAGCATCTCCCGTACATCGTGGACGGAAGCCTCCTCAGACACCTCGCTGGAGCTCTCTGAGAGTCTCAAAGCCAGTGTGAAGGCAGCGCTGAAGCCTCAGAGTTCTCCACCGAGCAGCTGGCAGGGTCTTCACCCAGAGCTCTCCTCCAGCTCAGACATGACCTTCAACCCTCTTACATACATGTTAGACGCAGAGGAACCCGAGGAACCGGACATGGACTCCCTGTCAGGCATGCTGAGGTTCGTTAATCAGACTTTGGCTCTGCAGGAACAACAttctgacacacacatgcagggaAGTACACACCCAGAGGCCAGCTAG
- the ccdc18 gene encoding coiled-coil domain-containing protein 18 isoform X2, producing MCNSDRELVEDVLSLRNQLRTTERNLQALGEQLSKSENDSITEQENACGSDGYPGHVTTENLHKPCSVKASSYPPGRSSTPKPVCVFQQPPSDTDMQNEVGLLRRKLSMVREENSSLVLENRQLISDLENAQLEIASSRSKMRALGSTIGAKTSSVSIMNEQILDLEAQLEAQATALREAELKRAASEQSALQCSRTVDKLKEDLNALRSELCNGTRQWKRTEQQRNQALRNAERISVAFKEYKADIAEKLKKVMENEGKLKASLVECDREREDLEKRCTELERDMERTSHSLSKELKEVQVRAEALSTERQELQGRVQWASEQLSRLQKELGQKETQLEEMEGLRREREDLRLLTACQEQRLVQTRSEVEQARAELASLENVLDMLHLRENRDGEFCVNPCILPSLTFTSITENLQHKPGERYQKLLVALQSLEKEKARQASATQNLQERLSRAQNEISSLQTSITQRASHYQQLHNQLLDKAAQATTLEKELKKKNSRVVVLEKQLQEKSAAYSQAAIKTSQLEQEIMEKDSSIHHYQSLLKKKQREHQQALETSKMAEAHRCRELEDRMEVLQLSLAQSQAEVTEFKQTVSQIQSEKQEVEHQAVLLQASVDQLTQEIEMQEKRSEEAGRVFEERAFESASKMKLMESELSCCKEELREGLQQIQKVKQQYEKQLELKNSELSVLQEALRSRALACSSSSEENLQLQRSMQRQQAMLQESTSRIAQLEDCQIHLQNQVSQLEQDLERERTTSSQQLRRNQAEVEDAKQEVQKKDRQNAELSASIMKLSSEMNACREELTEMEKELLQLRRDSNAKATQLSEMEETLQETRGMLDKKSDMVLDLEEKLHRSEMDRRNSLQKAHLLEEQLSTVRGELADTLGHLEELRDVLQRTQLTADQRHNTIQQLTAELRESQRELEERNHEVLDMDTALKERQGELQQRLGHLDVVIKEHKLEMERKVEHLQGVLEKTERKLKEKDEQVGFLTERLDLVKSQLQGKEDLEKSTLELGQQLRVCREQLQKSAQDLRDAHTRCDALSAQLDNVTHRKETDVQQLHEQLRVVEKRRLQGEAQLQATVTELQHELEQQKAEHSREVSALQQTRGQLLKVSDQISLSLRSSEEQLEKSRSDAVALHTQLRSTRQLLQHANETLLIKESEIARLQAKISSLERASELRSSTLHHDSRTFPPLSPPLKDPSPCFPAPLSDPIGRSSISRTSWTEASSDTSLELSESLKASVKAALKPQSSPPSSWQGLHPELSSSSDMTFNPLTYMLDAEEPEEPDMDSLSGMLRFVNQTLALQEQHSDTHMQGSTHPEAS from the exons ATGTGTAACTCGGACAGAGAGCTGGTTGAAGATGTGTTGTCCCTGAGAAATCAGTTGAGAACAACTGAGAGGAATCTCCAGGCTCTGGGAGAACAGCTGAG CAAGTCAGAAAATGACAGCATCACGGAGCAGGAAAACGCGTGCGGATCAGACGGCTACCCAGGTCACGTCACCActgaaaatctccacaaacccTGCTCTGTGAAAGCTTCATCTTATCCTCCAGGAAGGTCCAGCACTCCGAAGccagtgtgtgttttccagCAGCCCCCATCAGACACCGACATGCAGAACGAGGTGGGTCTGCTCAGGAGGAAGCTCAGCATGGTGAGGGAGGAGAACTCGTCTCTGGTGCTGGAGAACAGGCAGTTGATCAGCGACCTGGAAAACGCGCAGCTCGAGATCGCCAGCTCCAGATCTAAG ATGCGTGCTCTCGGGTCCACCATCGGCGCGAAGACCTCCAGCGTCTCCATTATGAACGAACAAATTCTCGACTTGGAGGCGCAGCTAGAAGCTCAAGCCACGGCGTTACG GGAAGCGGAGCTGAAGCGTGCGGCGAGCGAACAGAGCGCACTGCAGTGCAGCAGAACGGTGGATAAACTCAAAGAAGATCTGAACGCGCTGAGGTCGGAGCTGTGTAATGGAACTCGGCAGTGGAAGCG GACTGAGCAGCAGAGGAACCAGGCTCTCCGAAACGCAGAGAGAATCAGCGTGGCTTTCAAGGAGTACAAAGCGGACATTGCTGAAAAGTTGAAGAAG GTGATGGAGAACGAGGGCAAGTTGAAGGCGAGTCTGGTCGAGTGTGACCGGGAAAGAGAGGACCTGGAGAAAAGGTGCACGGAGCTGGAGAGAGACATGGAGAGGACGAGTCACAGCCTGAG TAAAGAGCTGAAGGAGGTGCAAGTCCGTGCCGAGGCTCTCTCCACCGAGCGTCAGGAGCTGCAGGGTCGAGTCCAGTGGGCGTCTGAGCAGCTGAGTCGGCTGCAGAAAGAGCTGGGGCAGAAGGAGACGCAGCTGGAGGAGATGGAAGGACTCCGGAGGGAGAGGGAGGACCTGCGACTCCTCACGGCATGTCAGGAACAAAGGCTCGTTCAGACTCGCAGTGAGGTGGAGCAGGCCAGAGCAGAGCTGGCCAGTCTGGAGAACGTTCTGGACATGCTGCATctcagagag AATCGAGATGGAGAGTTTTGTGTGAATCCCTGCATTTTACCTTCACTGACTTTCACCTCCATCACAGAGAATCTCCAACACAAGCCAG GTGAACGCTATCAGAAGCTGCTGGTGGCGCTGCAGAGCCTGGAGAAGGAGAAGGCGAGGCAGGCGAGCGCCACCCAGAACCTGCAGGAGAGGCTGAGCCGAGCGCAGAACGAGATCTCATCCCTCCAGACCTCCATCACTCAGAGAGCTTCCCACTACCAACAGCTACACAACCAGCTGCTGGATAAAGCTGCCCAGGCCACCACGCTGGAGAAGGAG ctgaagaagaagaactcgcgtgtggtggtgctggagaaaCAGCTGCAGGAGAAAAGTGCTGCGTACTCACAAGCTGCTATTAAAACCAGCCAGCTGGAGCAGGAGAtcatg GAAAAGGACAGCAGCATCCATCACTACCAGTCGCTTCTGAAGAAGAAGCAGAGGGAACATCAGCAGGCCCTGGAGACCTCCAAGATGGCCGAGGCTCACAGGTGCAGGGAACTGGAGGACAGGATGGAGGTG ttgcagttgTCTCTGGCTCAGAGTCAGGCTGAAGTCACGGAGTTCAAGCAGACCGTGTCCCAGATCCAATCggagaagcaggaagtggaacaCCAGGCCGTGTTACTGCAGGCGTCCGTGGATCAGCTCACGCAG GAAATAGAGATGCAGGAGAAGCGGAGTGAAGAAGCAGGACGGGTTTTTGAAGAGCGAGCTTTCGAGTCGGCTTcgaag ATGAAGCTGATGGAGTCGGAGCTGTCGTGCTGTAAGGAGGAGCTGAGGGAGGGTCTGCAGCAGATCCAGAAGGTCAAGCAGCAGTACGAGAAGCAGCTGGAGCTGAAGAACTCTGAG ttgtcAGTTCTCCAGGAGGCATTGAGGAGCAGAGCGCTGGCCTGCTCCAGCTCCAGCGAGGAGAACCTGCAGCTGCAACGCTCCATGCAGAGACAGCAGGCCATGCTGCAGGAAAGCACTAGCCGCATCGCACAGCTCGAGGACTGCCAGATTCACCTGCAGAACCAG GTTTCTCAGCTGGAGCAGGATCTGGAGAGGGAACGCACCACCTCATCGCAGCAGCTCAGGAGAAATCAGGCGGAGGTGGAGGACGCCAAGCAGGAGGTGCAGAAGAAGGATAGGCAGAATGCTGAACTCTCCGCTTCCATAAT GAAGCTGAGCTCCGAGATGAACGCATGCAGAGAGGAGCTTacagaaatggagaaggagCTTCTGCAGCTGAGGAGGGACAGCAACGCGAAAGCTACGCAGCTCAGTGAGATGGAGGAGACGCTGCAGGAGACCAGGGGCATGCTGGATAAGAAGAGTGACATGG TGCTGGACCTGGAGGAGAAGCTCCACCGGAGCGAGATGGACCGGCGGAACTCTCTGCAGAAGGCCCATCTGCTGGAGGAACAGTTAAGCACGGTACGTGGTGAGCTGGCGGACACGCTCGGACACCTGGAGGAGCTGAGGGACGTGCTGCAGAGGACCCAGCTCACTGCCGACCAGCGGCACAACACCATCCAGCAGCTCACCGCAGAGCTCAG ggAAAGCCAGCGAGAGCTTGAAGAAAGAAATCATGAGGTGTTGGACATGGACACTGCGCTAAAGGAGAGACAGGGGGAACTTCAGCAGAGG CTCGGACATCTGGATGTGGTCATTAAGGAGCACAAACTGGAGATGGAGAGGAAGGTGGAACATCTGCAGGGCGTGCTGGAGAAGACCGAGAGAAAGCTCAAAGAAAAAGATGAACAG GTGGGGTTTCTGACCGAGAGGCTGGACTTGGTGAAATCCCAGCTCCAGGGGAAGGAGGATCTGGAAAAG AGTACGCTGGAGCTCGGCCAGCAGCTGCGTGTGTGTCGAGAGCAGCTCCAGAAGAGTGCACAAGACCTGAGGGACGCACACACTCGCTGCGACGCTCTGAGTGCACAGCTGGACAACGTCACACACCGCAAG gagactGACGTGCAGCAGCTGCACGAGCAGCTCCGTGTGGTTGAGAAGCGGCGGCTGCAGGGTGAAGCTCAGCTGCAGGCCACAGTCACTGAACTCCAGCACGAACTGGAACAGCAAAAAGCAGAACACAGCAGAGAG GTCTCGGCTCTTCAGCAGACCCGCGGGCAGCTCCTGAAGGTCTCCGATCAGATCTCGCTCAGCCTCCGGAGCTCTGAGGAGCAGCTGGAGAAATCTCGCTCCGACGCCGTGGCGCTCCACACGCAGCTCCGCTCCACGCGGCAGCTCCTGCAGCACGCTAATGAAACGCTGCTCATCAAG GAATCGGAGATCGCACGTCTTCAAGCGAAGATCTCAAGCCTGGAGAGAGCCTCCGAGCTTCGCAGCTCCACGCTCCATCACGACTCCAGGACTTTCCCTCCGCTCTCTCCTCCTCTCAAAGACCCGTCACCTTGTTTTCCCGCTCCCCTCAGTGACCCCATCGGCCGCTCCAGCATCTCCCGTACATCGTGGACGGAAGCCTCCTCAGACACCTCGCTGGAGCTCTCTGAGAGTCTCAAAGCCAGTGTGAAGGCAGCGCTGAAGCCTCAGAGTTCTCCACCGAGCAGCTGGCAGGGTCTTCACCCAGAGCTCTCCTCCAGCTCAGACATGACCTTCAACCCTCTTACATACATGTTAGACGCAGAGGAACCCGAGGAACCGGACATGGACTCCCTGTCAGGCATGCTGAGGTTCGTTAATCAGACTTTGGCTCTGCAGGAACAACAttctgacacacacatgcagggaAGTACACACCCAGAGGCCAGCTAG
- the ccdc18 gene encoding coiled-coil domain-containing protein 18 isoform X3 gives MENEGKLKASLVECDREREDLEKRCTELERDMERTSHSLSKELKEVQVRAEALSTERQELQGRVQWASEQLSRLQKELGQKETQLEEMEGLRREREDLRLLTACQEQRLVQTRSEVEQARAELASLENVLDMLHLRENRDGEFCVNPCILPSLTFTSITENLQHKPGERYQKLLVALQSLEKEKARQASATQNLQERLSRAQNEISSLQTSITQRASHYQQLHNQLLDKAAQATTLEKELKKKNSRVVVLEKQLQEKSAAYSQAAIKTSQLEQEIMEKDSSIHHYQSLLKKKQREHQQALETSKMAEAHRCRELEDRMEVLQLSLAQSQAEVTEFKQTVSQIQSEKQEVEHQAVLLQASVDQLTQEIEMQEKRSEEAGRVFEERAFESASKMKLMESELSCCKEELREGLQQIQKVKQQYEKQLELKNSELSVLQEALRSRALACSSSSEENLQLQRSMQRQQAMLQESTSRIAQLEDCQIHLQNQVSQLEQDLERERTTSSQQLRRNQAEVEDAKQEVQKKDRQNAELSASIMKLSSEMNACREELTEMEKELLQLRRDSNAKATQLSEMEETLQETRGMLDKKSDMVLDLEEKLHRSEMDRRNSLQKAHLLEEQLSTVRGELADTLGHLEELRDVLQRTQLTADQRHNTIQQLTAELRESQRELEERNHEVLDMDTALKERQGELQQRAEVLGHLDVVIKEHKLEMERKVEHLQGVLEKTERKLKEKDEQVGFLTERLDLVKSQLQGKEDLEKSTLELGQQLRVCREQLQKSAQDLRDAHTRCDALSAQLDNVTHRKETDVQQLHEQLRVVEKRRLQGEAQLQATVTELQHELEQQKAEHSREVSALQQTRGQLLKVSDQISLSLRSSEEQLEKSRSDAVALHTQLRSTRQLLQHANETLLIKESEIARLQAKISSLERASELRSSTLHHDSRTFPPLSPPLKDPSPCFPAPLSDPIGRSSISRTSWTEASSDTSLELSESLKASVKAALKPQSSPPSSWQGLHPELSSSSDMTFNPLTYMLDAEEPEEPDMDSLSGMLRFVNQTLALQEQHSDTHMQGSTHPEAS, from the exons ATGGAGAACGAGGGCAAGTTGAAGGCGAGTCTGGTCGAGTGTGACCGGGAAAGAGAGGACCTGGAGAAAAGGTGCACGGAGCTGGAGAGAGACATGGAGAGGACGAGTCACAGCCTGAG TAAAGAGCTGAAGGAGGTGCAAGTCCGTGCCGAGGCTCTCTCCACCGAGCGTCAGGAGCTGCAGGGTCGAGTCCAGTGGGCGTCTGAGCAGCTGAGTCGGCTGCAGAAAGAGCTGGGGCAGAAGGAGACGCAGCTGGAGGAGATGGAAGGACTCCGGAGGGAGAGGGAGGACCTGCGACTCCTCACGGCATGTCAGGAACAAAGGCTCGTTCAGACTCGCAGTGAGGTGGAGCAGGCCAGAGCAGAGCTGGCCAGTCTGGAGAACGTTCTGGACATGCTGCATctcagagag AATCGAGATGGAGAGTTTTGTGTGAATCCCTGCATTTTACCTTCACTGACTTTCACCTCCATCACAGAGAATCTCCAACACAAGCCAG GTGAACGCTATCAGAAGCTGCTGGTGGCGCTGCAGAGCCTGGAGAAGGAGAAGGCGAGGCAGGCGAGCGCCACCCAGAACCTGCAGGAGAGGCTGAGCCGAGCGCAGAACGAGATCTCATCCCTCCAGACCTCCATCACTCAGAGAGCTTCCCACTACCAACAGCTACACAACCAGCTGCTGGATAAAGCTGCCCAGGCCACCACGCTGGAGAAGGAG ctgaagaagaagaactcgcgtgtggtggtgctggagaaaCAGCTGCAGGAGAAAAGTGCTGCGTACTCACAAGCTGCTATTAAAACCAGCCAGCTGGAGCAGGAGAtcatg GAAAAGGACAGCAGCATCCATCACTACCAGTCGCTTCTGAAGAAGAAGCAGAGGGAACATCAGCAGGCCCTGGAGACCTCCAAGATGGCCGAGGCTCACAGGTGCAGGGAACTGGAGGACAGGATGGAGGTG ttgcagttgTCTCTGGCTCAGAGTCAGGCTGAAGTCACGGAGTTCAAGCAGACCGTGTCCCAGATCCAATCggagaagcaggaagtggaacaCCAGGCCGTGTTACTGCAGGCGTCCGTGGATCAGCTCACGCAG GAAATAGAGATGCAGGAGAAGCGGAGTGAAGAAGCAGGACGGGTTTTTGAAGAGCGAGCTTTCGAGTCGGCTTcgaag ATGAAGCTGATGGAGTCGGAGCTGTCGTGCTGTAAGGAGGAGCTGAGGGAGGGTCTGCAGCAGATCCAGAAGGTCAAGCAGCAGTACGAGAAGCAGCTGGAGCTGAAGAACTCTGAG ttgtcAGTTCTCCAGGAGGCATTGAGGAGCAGAGCGCTGGCCTGCTCCAGCTCCAGCGAGGAGAACCTGCAGCTGCAACGCTCCATGCAGAGACAGCAGGCCATGCTGCAGGAAAGCACTAGCCGCATCGCACAGCTCGAGGACTGCCAGATTCACCTGCAGAACCAG GTTTCTCAGCTGGAGCAGGATCTGGAGAGGGAACGCACCACCTCATCGCAGCAGCTCAGGAGAAATCAGGCGGAGGTGGAGGACGCCAAGCAGGAGGTGCAGAAGAAGGATAGGCAGAATGCTGAACTCTCCGCTTCCATAAT GAAGCTGAGCTCCGAGATGAACGCATGCAGAGAGGAGCTTacagaaatggagaaggagCTTCTGCAGCTGAGGAGGGACAGCAACGCGAAAGCTACGCAGCTCAGTGAGATGGAGGAGACGCTGCAGGAGACCAGGGGCATGCTGGATAAGAAGAGTGACATGG TGCTGGACCTGGAGGAGAAGCTCCACCGGAGCGAGATGGACCGGCGGAACTCTCTGCAGAAGGCCCATCTGCTGGAGGAACAGTTAAGCACGGTACGTGGTGAGCTGGCGGACACGCTCGGACACCTGGAGGAGCTGAGGGACGTGCTGCAGAGGACCCAGCTCACTGCCGACCAGCGGCACAACACCATCCAGCAGCTCACCGCAGAGCTCAG ggAAAGCCAGCGAGAGCTTGAAGAAAGAAATCATGAGGTGTTGGACATGGACACTGCGCTAAAGGAGAGACAGGGGGAACTTCAGCAGAGGGCAGAagtg CTCGGACATCTGGATGTGGTCATTAAGGAGCACAAACTGGAGATGGAGAGGAAGGTGGAACATCTGCAGGGCGTGCTGGAGAAGACCGAGAGAAAGCTCAAAGAAAAAGATGAACAG GTGGGGTTTCTGACCGAGAGGCTGGACTTGGTGAAATCCCAGCTCCAGGGGAAGGAGGATCTGGAAAAG AGTACGCTGGAGCTCGGCCAGCAGCTGCGTGTGTGTCGAGAGCAGCTCCAGAAGAGTGCACAAGACCTGAGGGACGCACACACTCGCTGCGACGCTCTGAGTGCACAGCTGGACAACGTCACACACCGCAAG gagactGACGTGCAGCAGCTGCACGAGCAGCTCCGTGTGGTTGAGAAGCGGCGGCTGCAGGGTGAAGCTCAGCTGCAGGCCACAGTCACTGAACTCCAGCACGAACTGGAACAGCAAAAAGCAGAACACAGCAGAGAG GTCTCGGCTCTTCAGCAGACCCGCGGGCAGCTCCTGAAGGTCTCCGATCAGATCTCGCTCAGCCTCCGGAGCTCTGAGGAGCAGCTGGAGAAATCTCGCTCCGACGCCGTGGCGCTCCACACGCAGCTCCGCTCCACGCGGCAGCTCCTGCAGCACGCTAATGAAACGCTGCTCATCAAG GAATCGGAGATCGCACGTCTTCAAGCGAAGATCTCAAGCCTGGAGAGAGCCTCCGAGCTTCGCAGCTCCACGCTCCATCACGACTCCAGGACTTTCCCTCCGCTCTCTCCTCCTCTCAAAGACCCGTCACCTTGTTTTCCCGCTCCCCTCAGTGACCCCATCGGCCGCTCCAGCATCTCCCGTACATCGTGGACGGAAGCCTCCTCAGACACCTCGCTGGAGCTCTCTGAGAGTCTCAAAGCCAGTGTGAAGGCAGCGCTGAAGCCTCAGAGTTCTCCACCGAGCAGCTGGCAGGGTCTTCACCCAGAGCTCTCCTCCAGCTCAGACATGACCTTCAACCCTCTTACATACATGTTAGACGCAGAGGAACCCGAGGAACCGGACATGGACTCCCTGTCAGGCATGCTGAGGTTCGTTAATCAGACTTTGGCTCTGCAGGAACAACAttctgacacacacatgcagggaAGTACACACCCAGAGGCCAGCTAG